From Micromonospora nigra, one genomic window encodes:
- the serA gene encoding phosphoglycerate dehydrogenase, which translates to MTPVVLIAEELAPAAIEVLAHDFDVRHVDGTDRPALLSALSEADAVLVRSATQIDAEAIAAAPRLKVVARAGVGLDNVEVPAATARGVMVVNAPTSNIVSAAEQAVALLLAVARNTASASAALKAGEWKRSKYTGVEIQGKTVGVVGLGRIGVLFAQRIAAFGTRLIAYDPYIQPARAAQLGVRLVGLEELLRESDFISIHLPKTPETVGLIGEKELALVKPGVRIVNAARGGLIDEQALADAIAEGRVAGAGVDVYAKEPCTSSPLFAFDNVVATPHLGASTAEAQDKAGLAVAKSVKLALQGEFVPDAVNVQAGGVVAEDVRPLLPLAEKLGRAFTAVAGGVAASVTVEVCGEIVDHDVTVLKLAATKGLFSSVVEEQVTYVNAPHLAAERGVEVSLATQAETTDHPVLVTVRGALPDGRTVSVSGTVTTTGPGRDVIKLTEVDGFDVEIGAEGILLFLRYADRPGVVGTVGTLLGEAGINIAAMQVARREAGGETLMTLTVDQALGAELLTSAADSIGATAASAADLRDE; encoded by the coding sequence ATGACTCCTGTCGTACTGATCGCCGAAGAACTCGCTCCCGCCGCCATCGAGGTGCTCGCCCACGACTTCGACGTCCGTCACGTCGACGGCACCGACCGCCCGGCCCTGCTCTCGGCGCTGTCCGAGGCCGACGCCGTGCTCGTGCGCAGCGCGACCCAGATCGACGCCGAGGCGATCGCCGCCGCGCCCCGACTGAAGGTCGTCGCCCGGGCCGGTGTGGGGCTGGACAACGTCGAGGTGCCGGCCGCCACCGCGCGGGGCGTCATGGTCGTCAACGCCCCGACCTCCAACATCGTCTCCGCCGCCGAGCAGGCGGTCGCGCTGCTGCTCGCGGTGGCCCGCAACACCGCCAGCGCCAGCGCCGCGCTCAAGGCGGGGGAGTGGAAGCGGTCGAAGTACACCGGCGTGGAGATCCAGGGCAAGACCGTCGGAGTGGTCGGCCTCGGCCGTATCGGCGTGCTGTTCGCGCAGCGCATCGCCGCCTTCGGCACCCGGCTGATCGCGTACGACCCCTACATCCAGCCGGCCCGCGCCGCCCAGCTCGGAGTGCGTCTGGTCGGTCTGGAGGAGTTGCTGCGGGAGAGCGACTTCATCTCGATCCACCTGCCGAAGACCCCCGAGACGGTCGGCCTGATCGGTGAGAAGGAACTCGCCCTGGTCAAGCCGGGCGTTCGGATCGTCAACGCCGCCCGGGGCGGCCTGATCGACGAGCAGGCCCTGGCCGACGCCATCGCCGAGGGCCGGGTCGCCGGGGCGGGCGTGGACGTCTACGCCAAGGAGCCGTGCACCTCCTCGCCGCTGTTCGCGTTCGACAACGTGGTGGCCACCCCGCACCTGGGCGCGTCCACCGCCGAGGCGCAGGACAAGGCGGGTCTGGCCGTCGCCAAGAGCGTCAAGCTGGCGTTGCAGGGCGAGTTCGTACCGGACGCGGTCAATGTGCAGGCCGGCGGCGTGGTCGCCGAGGACGTCCGCCCGCTGCTGCCGTTGGCCGAGAAGTTGGGTCGGGCCTTCACCGCCGTCGCCGGTGGGGTGGCCGCCAGCGTCACCGTCGAGGTGTGTGGTGAGATCGTCGACCACGACGTGACCGTGCTCAAGCTCGCCGCGACCAAGGGGCTGTTCAGCTCGGTGGTCGAGGAGCAGGTGACCTACGTCAACGCGCCGCACCTGGCCGCCGAGCGCGGTGTCGAGGTGTCGCTGGCCACCCAGGCCGAGACCACCGACCACCCGGTCCTGGTCACCGTCCGGGGTGCGCTGCCCGACGGTCGTACGGTCAGCGTCTCGGGCACCGTCACCACCACGGGCCCCGGTCGGGACGTCATCAAGCTGACCGAGGTGGACGGCTTCGACGTGGAGATCGGCGCGGAGGGCATCCTGCTCTTCCTCCGCTACGCCGACCGGCCCGGCGTGGTCGGCACCGTCGGCACCCTGCTCGGCGAGGCCGGCATCAACATCGCCGCGATGCAGGTGGCCCGTCGGGAGGCCGGCGGCGAGACGCTGATGACCCTCACCGTCGACCAGGCGCTCGGTGCCGAGCTGCTCACCTCGGCGGCCGACTCGATCGGCGCGACGGCGGCCAGCGCCGCCGACCTGCGCGACGAGTAG